A window from Solanum stenotomum isolate F172 chromosome 5, ASM1918654v1, whole genome shotgun sequence encodes these proteins:
- the LOC125864093 gene encoding receptor-like protein 6: MKISLLLQLSYITVLVVFLISSNISPVHGQCLGDEKALLLKLKKSLTFDSSKSTKLVRWDLNTNCCLWPGVSCDQEGHVLVLDLDDEVITSGVPEFIANFTKLTTLSLRNCKLRGSFPSKIIQVQTLQELYLSFNVNLTGTLPEFSQKSALREVVLSYTGFTGSLSDSIANLRNLTRLDLAGCNFSGDIPSKMGNLTDLVHLDLSFNSFTGSIPLFHKAKKLNYIDLSNNNGPFSSTQTQLAVLLSLPSLQFLSVQNSRLSGVIHEFSNASSSVLDTLDLSNNHLNGSIPRSIFQLKSLSELVLSSNSFNGTINLEAISGLPRLNTLDLSYNNLRIVSNSTSFPFPAKMHHLKLASCQLQNFPDLKNQSFLFELDLSDNKIRGGIPNWVWKVGILNLSHNLLESLEKPYYMSTTPLSIDLSCNRIKGNPPFLPPDSAAIYHRSRWAGGLTFLSLANNEFTGSIPSFTCNLNQLQFLDMSNNTFNNKIPSCLFQKADRFVVLNLGRNKLSGTIPDTFPLNCSLRTLDLSSNILEGKVPRSLLRCEPLEVLNIGNNKIEDTFPCMLNYFSNLHVLVLRSNKFHGNLQCPIANQTWSSIQIVDLAYNNFSGAMLPQYFSNLKGIMQSRNPDPGEHYLHIDSLYQDKVTLTIKGITLEYVKILVVLTSIDFSCNNFQGEIPETLGDLKSLIHLNFSHNALTGRIPKALGKLTQLESLDFSVNHVSGRIPDELVSLTFLAFLNLSFNQLSGRIPSGNQFQTFSADSFEGNIGLCDFPLNTTCSETKVDGSSQPNSHSEHEIDGKYISFSLGSSMAFGIATWLLLHSQRYNELVDGLLLRILGDQKALLLKLKNGLTFDSSLSTKLVRWDQNTDCCQWPAVSCDQKGHALVLELDNEAIFSGLENPTSLFDLQYLEKLNLAYI; encoded by the exons ATGAAAATATCACTCCTGCTACAACTTTCTTACATCACTGTGCTAGTGGTGTTTCTGATTAGTTCTAATATTTCTCCAGTGCATGGCCAATGTTTGGGCGATGAAAAGGCGTTGTTGCTTAAACTCAAAAAAAGCCTTACTTTCGATTCTTCTAAATCAACCAAACTGGTTAGATGGGATCTAAACACCAATTGTTGCCTGTGGCCAGGTGTAAGTTGTGATCAAGAAGGTCATGTGCTTGTTCTGGATCTGGACGACGAAGTAATCACTAGTGGAGTTCCAGAATTTATAgcaaattttacaaaattgacTACCTTGAGTCTCCGGAACTGCAAGTTGCGTGGTTCATTTCCTAGTAAAATCATTCAGGTACAGACTCTTCAGGAgctttatttatcatttaatgTAAACCTTACTGGCACTTTACCTGAATTTTCACAAAAGAGTGCATTAAGGGAAGTAGTGCTTAGTTACACGGGATTCACCGGTTCCCTTTCAGATTCAATTGCTAACCTTCGGAATTTGACCCGGCTTGATTTAGCAGGTTGCAATTTCAGTGGAGATATTCCATCAAAAATGGGAAATCTCACAGACCTGGTTCATCTAGACTTGTCATTCAACAGTTTTACCGGCTCAATCCCACTCTTTCATAAGGCAAAGAAGCTCAATTACATTGACCTTTCTAATAACAATGGTCCATTTTCTTCCACTCAAACTCAATTAGCAGTTCTCCTTTCCCTCCCGTCCTTGCAGTTTCTCAGTGTTCAGAATAGTCGTTTAAGTGGAGTAATCCATGAATTTTCGAATGCATCCTCTTCTGTTCTTGATACACTTGATTTGAGTAATAATCATCTGAATGGATCCATTCCGcggtctatctttcaactcaaAAGTCTTTCAGAACTAGTACTTTCTTCCAACTCGTTCAATGGGACCATTAATCTTGAAGCGATTAGCGGACTTCCTAGGCTAAACACCCTCGACCTTTCTTACAACAACTTGAGAATTGTAAGTAATTCAACCTCATTTCCCTTTCCAGCTAAGATGCACCACCTGAAGTTGGCTTCATGCCAGTTGCAAAATTTTCCTGATCTCAAAAACCAATCATTCTTATTTGAATTAGACCTTTCGGACAACAAAATTAGAGGGGGAATACCAAATTGGGTTTGGAAAGTTGGAATTCTGAATCTTTCTCACAATCTCCTGGAGTCTCTAGAAAAACCTTACTACATGTCTACCACTCCTCTTTCCATTGATTTGAGTTGCAACAGGATCAAGGGTAATCCACCCTTTCTACCACCTGACAGTGCTGCTATATATCACCGTAGTAGATGGGCAGGTGGTCTTACTTTCTTATCACTTGCCAATAATGAATTTACGGGATCAATACCCTCTTTCACATGCAATCTAAATCAACTTCaatttcttgatatgtcaaacAACACCTTTAACAACAAAATACCTTCGTGTCTATTCCAAAAGGCTGACCGTTTTGTAGTACTGAATCTTGGGAGAAACAAACTAAGTGGCACTATTCCAGACACATTTCCACTAAATTGTAGTTTGAGAACTTTAGACCTCAGCAGCAATATCTTAGAAGGAAAAGTTCCAAGATCCCTGCTAAGATGTGAACCTTTGGAGGTTTTGAACATTGGAAACAACAAGATTGAAGATACATTCCCATgcatgttaaattatttttccaatttgCATGTACTAGTATTGAGGTCGAACAAGTTCCATGGGAATCTCCAGTGTCCTATCGCGAATCAAACCTGGTCAAGTATTCAAATTGTGGATCTTGCTTACAATAATTTCAGCGGTGCTATGCTACCACAATACTTCTCGAACTTGAAAGGCATAATGCAAAGCAGAAATCCAGACCCGGGGGAGCATTATTTGCATATTGATAGTCTGTATCAAGACAAGGTGACTTTAACTATTAAAGGTATAACATTGGAATATGTGAAAATTCTTGTAGTTTTAACATCCATTGATTTCTCTTGCAACAACTTTCAAGGGGAGATACCTGAGACATTGGGAGATCTCAAATCACTTATCCATCTTAACTTCTCACACAATGCTTTGACTGGAAGAATACCAAAGGCTCTTGGAAAGTTGACTCAGCTTGAATCCTTAGATTTCTCAGTTAACCATGTAAGCGGGAGAATTCCAGACGAGCTCGTGAGTCTGACATTTCTTGCTTTCTTGAACCTATCTTTTAATCAACTTTCTGGTAGGATTCCAAGTGGCAACCAATTTCAGACATTCTCAGCAGATTCCTTTGAAGGGAACATTGGGTTGTGCGACTTTCCTTTAAATACAACGTGCAGTGAAACCAAAGTGGACGGATCGTCACAACCTAACAGCCATTCTGAACATGAAATTGATGGGAAATATATAAGTTTTTCCTTGGGATCTTCTATGGCTTTTGGTATCGCAACCTGGCTTCTTTTGCATAGCCAAAGATACAATGAGCTCGTTGATGGACTTCTTTTAAGAATTTTGG GTGATCAAAAGGCGTTGTTGCTTAAACTCAAGAATGGCCTTACATTCGACTCATCTTTGTCAACCAAACTGGTAAGATGGGATCAAAACACTGACTGCTGCCAGTGGCCAGCTGTAAGTTGTGATCAGAAAGGTCATGCGCTTGTTTTGGAACTGGACAACGAAGCAATTTTCAGCGGACTTGAGAATCCAACCAGTCTATTCGATCTTCAGTATCTTGAGAAACTGAATTTGGCTTATATTTAA
- the LOC125864095 gene encoding putative receptor like protein 25 → MYVEKLPSLHVLVLRSNKFYGDLQCRIANQTWPKLQIVAIASNNFRGALLPHYFSSLEGMMKSRNPEPRLHYLEVEFINCGLYYRNRVTLTLKGQEMEIENILKVFTSIDFSCNNFEGEIPEVLGDLKLLYLLNLSHNALTGRIPKALGKLTQLGSLDLSVNQLSGRIPDELASLTFLSFLNLSFNQLSGRIPSGNQLQTFSAESFEGSTGLCDFPLKKLCSDTKMHGSSQPRSHSDDETVDGKYISFALGSSLCFGIVTWLLLHSTRYNELFDRLLFRIFGERAEIETEGGQATMANGYLKCQILKVVPKLT, encoded by the exons ATGTATGTTGAAAAATTACCCAGTTTGCACGTCCTAGTCCTAAGGTCGAACAAGTTTTATGGAGATCTCCAGTGTCGTATAGCTAATCAAACATGGCCGAAGCTTCAAATTGTAGCTATTGCTTCCAACAATTTCAGGGGAGCACTGCTACCACATTACTTCTCGAGCTTGGAAGGCATGATGAAGAGCAGAAATCCAGAGCCACGACTACACTACTTGGAAGTTGAATTCATCAACTGTGGCCTCTACTATCGAAATAGAGTGACTTTAACTCTCAAAGGTCAGGAGATGGAGATTGAGAATATTCTTAAAGTTTTTACATCCATTGATTTCTCCTGCAACAACTTTGAAGGAGAGATACCAGAGGTATTGGGAGATCTCAAATTGCTTTACCTTCTTAACTTATCGCACAATGCTTTGACAGGAAGAATACCAAAGGCCCTCGGAAAGTTGACTCAGCTTGGATCCTTAGATCTTTCGGTAAACCAGTTAAGTGGGAGAATTCCAGACGAGCTCGCGAGTCTCAcattcctttctttcttgaACCTATCTTTCAATCAACTTTCCGGTAGGATTCCAAGTGGCAACCAACTTCAGACATTCTCAGCAGAATCCTTTGAAGGGAGCACAGGGCTGTGTGATTTTCCGCTGAAGAAACTGTGCAGTGACACCAAAATGCATGGATCGTCACAACCCAGAAGCCATTCTGACGATGAAACAGTTGATGGGAAATATATAAGTTTTGCATTGGGATCTTCATTGTGTTTTGGCATCGTTACCTGGCTGCTTTTGCATAGCACAAGATACAATGAGCTCTTTGACAGACTTCTTTTCAGAATTTTTGGTGAGCGGGCAGAAATAGAAACAGAAGGAGGTCAAG CGACCATGGCAAACGG ATATCTGAAGTGCCAAATTCTAAAAGTTGTTCCCAAGCTGACATGA
- the LOC125864952 gene encoding receptor-like protein 7 isoform X1, with the protein MKILLLLQVSFITILVVFSNFTSGQCLEDQKALLIKFKNDLTFDSSVSTKLVMWDENSIDCCQWSGVSCDEEGHVLALELDDEAISGGIEKSSSLFHLRYLEKLNLAYNGLYPVPIPREIYKLANLMYLNLSHASFNGQIPMELSRLIKLEILDLSGGELKLERPDLKTLVGNLANLRELYLDRVNISLKGSEWCSALSSSLPQLRVLSMRDYFTKLTILSVRWCYLFGPFPSKIFQVPTLQQLDLSGNENLTGNLPEFPHKSALREVVLSYTGFTGSLPDSIANLRNLTQLDLGSCNFSGEIPSKMGNLTELVHLDLSFNSFTGSIPLFHKAKKLNRIDLSNNNGPLSSAQTQLALLLSLPSLQFLSVQNSQLSGEIHEFPNASSSVLETLDLRNNHLSGSIPRSIFKLNRLSQLFLFSNSFSGTIVIEAVKGLPRLTTLDLSNNKIEGEIPSWVWTVGNLNLSHNLLESLEKPHNLSTTSIVIDLSSNKIKGDIPILPTSLTYFSIANNEFTGSIHSSIYSLDKLQILDMSNNKLSGIIPDIFPLNWNLKTLNLSSNILEGKVPSSLEKCSFLEVLDIGNNKIRDTFPCMLNKLANLRVLVIRSNKFYGNLQCLRAEQTWPMIHIIDIASNNFHKEIPETLGNLILLIHLNFSHNALTGRIPNAIGKLTLLESLDLSVNQLSGRIPDELASLTFLAFLNLSFNQLSGRIPRGNQLQTFSAESFEGNTRLCDFPLKKTCSDTKETEREIDGKYISFALGSSVGFGIITWLILHSRIFNELVDRLLFRILGQHKRSGRNKNQRRSR; encoded by the exons ATGAAAATATTACTCCTCCTTCAGGTTTCTTTCATCACTATCCTTGTGGTGTTTTCTAACTTTACTTCTGGCCAATGTTTGGAGGATCAAAAAGCCTTGTTGATTAAATTCAAGAATGACCTCACGTTCGACTCTTCTGTGTCCACCAAACTAGTCATGTGGGATGAAAACAGTATTGACTGTTGCCAGTGGTCAGGTGTAAGTTGTGATGAGGAAGGTCATGTGCTTGCTCTGGAGTTGGACGACGAAGCCATTTCTGGCGGAATTGAGAAGTCAAGCAGTCTCTTCCATCTTCGATATCTTGAGAAGCTCAATCTGGCTTATAATGGCCTATACCCTGTTCCAATACCAAGAGAAATTTATAAGCTGGCAAACTTGATGTACCTGAATTTGTCTCATGCTAGTTTTAACGGGCAGATTCCTATGGAATTGTCAAGATTGATCAAGTTAGAGATTCTTGACCTTTCTGGAGGGGAATTAAAGCTTGAGAGGCCAGATCTGAAAACACTGGTAGGGAATCTTGCAAATCTTAGAGAACTTTACCTTGATAGGGTGAATATTTCATTGAAGGGGAGTGAGTGGTGCTCGGCGTTATCTTCATCTCTGCCTCAATTGAGAGTCTTGTCGATGAGAGACT ATTTTACAAAATTGACAATCCTAAGTGTCAGATGGTGTTACTTGTTTGGTCCATTTCCCAGTAAAATCTTTCAGGTACCAACTCTACAGCAACTTGATTTATCTGGAAATGAAAACCTTACAGGCAATTTACCTGAATTTCCACATAAAAGTGCATTAAGGGAGGTAGTGCTTAGCTACACGGGATTCACCGGTTCGCTTCCAGATTCAATTGCTAACCTTCGGAACTTGACCCAGCTTGATTTAGGAAGTTGCAACTTCAGTGGAGAAATTCCATCAAAAATGGGAAATCTCACAGAACTAGTTCATCTAGACTTGTCATTCAACAGTTTTACTGGCTCTATCCCACTCTTTCACAAGGCAAAAAAGCTCAATCGCATTGACCTTTCTAATAACAATGGTCCACTATCTTCTGCTCAAACTCAATTAGCACTTCTTCTTTCGCTGCCATCATTGCAGTTCCTTAGTGTTCAGAACAGTCAATTAAGTGGAGAAATCCATGAATTTCCTAATGCATCCTCCTCTGTTCTAGAAACACTTGATTTGAGAAATAACCATCTAAGTGGATCGATCCCCCGGTCAATCTTTAAACTCAATAGGCTTTCACAACTCTTCCTTTTCTCCAACTCCTTCAGTGGAACCATTGTTATCGAAGCGGTAAAGGGACTTCCTAGGCTTACCACCCTTGACCTTTCAAACAACAAAATTGAAGGGGAAATACCAAGTTGGGTTTGGACAGTTGGGAATCTGAATCTTTCTCACAATCTTTTAGAGTCTCTAGAAAAACCTCACAATTTGTCTACTACTTCTATTGTCATTGATTTGAGTTCCAATAAGATCAAGGGCGATATACCCATTCTACCTACTTCTCTTACCTACTTTTCAATTGCCAATAATGAATTTACGGGATCAATACACTCTTCCATATACAGTCTAGATAAGCTTCAAATTCTTGATATGTCAAATAACAAACTAAGTGGCATTATTCCTGACATATTTCCACTGAATTGgaatttgaaaactttaaacCTCAGCAGTAATATATTAGAAGGAAAAGTTCCAAGCTCTCTGGAAAAATGCTCATTTCTGGAGGTTTTAGACATTGGAAACAACAAGATAAGAGATACGTTTCCGTGCATGTTGAATAAATTAGCCAATTTGCGTGTCCTAGTCATAAGATCAAACAAGTTCTACGGGAATCTCCAGTGTCTTAGAGCTGAACAAACCTGGCCAATGATTCATATTATAGATATTGCTTCAAACAATTTTCACAAGGAGATACCTGAGACATTGGGAAATCTCATATTACTAATCCATCTTAACTTCTCACACAACGCTTTGACTGGAAGAATACCAAATGCCATTGGAAAGCTGACTCTGCTTGAATCTTTAGATTTGTCAGTAAACCAGTTAAGTGGGAGAATTCCAGACGAGCTCGCGAGTCTCACATTCCTTGCTTTCTTGAACCTATCTTTTAATCAACTTTCCGGTAGGATTCCAAGAGGCAACCAACTTCAGACATTCTCAGCAGAATCCTTTGAAGGGAACACAAGGCTGTGCGATTTTCCTTTAAAGAAAACGTGCAGTGACACCAAAGAGACTGAACGTGAAATTGATGGGAAATATATAAGTTTTGCCTTGGGATCTTCTGTGGGTTTTGGCATCATAACCTGGCTGATTTTGCATAGCCGAATATTTAATGAGCTCGTTGATAGACTTCTTTTCAGAATTTTGGGTCAGCACAAAAGGAGTGGCAGGAATAAAAACCAGAGAAGGTCAAGGTAA
- the LOC125864952 gene encoding receptor-like protein 7 isoform X2, whose amino-acid sequence MWDENSIDCCQWSGVSCDEEGHVLALELDDEAISGGIEKSSSLFHLRYLEKLNLAYNGLYPVPIPREIYKLANLMYLNLSHASFNGQIPMELSRLIKLEILDLSGGELKLERPDLKTLVGNLANLRELYLDRVNISLKGSEWCSALSSSLPQLRVLSMRDCKISGPLDPVLLNLRFLSVIRLDYNYLSTMVPDFLADFTKLTILSVRWCYLFGPFPSKIFQVPTLQQLDLSGNENLTGNLPEFPHKSALREVVLSYTGFTGSLPDSIANLRNLTQLDLGSCNFSGEIPSKMGNLTELVHLDLSFNSFTGSIPLFHKAKKLNRIDLSNNNGPLSSAQTQLALLLSLPSLQFLSVQNSQLSGEIHEFPNASSSVLETLDLRNNHLSGSIPRSIFKLNRLSQLFLFSNSFSGTIVIEAVKGLPRLTTLDLSNNKIEGEIPSWVWTVGNLNLSHNLLESLEKPHNLSTTSIVIDLSSNKIKGDIPILPTSLTYFSIANNEFTGSIHSSIYSLDKLQILDMSNNKLSGIIPDIFPLNWNLKTLNLSSNILEGKVPSSLEKCSFLEVLDIGNNKIRDTFPCMLNKLANLRVLVIRSNKFYGNLQCLRAEQTWPMIHIIDIASNNFHKEIPETLGNLILLIHLNFSHNALTGRIPNAIGKLTLLESLDLSVNQLSGRIPDELASLTFLAFLNLSFNQLSGRIPRGNQLQTFSAESFEGNTRLCDFPLKKTCSDTKETEREIDGKYISFALGSSVGFGIITWLILHSRIFNELVDRLLFRILGQHKRSGRNKNQRRSR is encoded by the coding sequence ATGTGGGATGAAAACAGTATTGACTGTTGCCAGTGGTCAGGTGTAAGTTGTGATGAGGAAGGTCATGTGCTTGCTCTGGAGTTGGACGACGAAGCCATTTCTGGCGGAATTGAGAAGTCAAGCAGTCTCTTCCATCTTCGATATCTTGAGAAGCTCAATCTGGCTTATAATGGCCTATACCCTGTTCCAATACCAAGAGAAATTTATAAGCTGGCAAACTTGATGTACCTGAATTTGTCTCATGCTAGTTTTAACGGGCAGATTCCTATGGAATTGTCAAGATTGATCAAGTTAGAGATTCTTGACCTTTCTGGAGGGGAATTAAAGCTTGAGAGGCCAGATCTGAAAACACTGGTAGGGAATCTTGCAAATCTTAGAGAACTTTACCTTGATAGGGTGAATATTTCATTGAAGGGGAGTGAGTGGTGCTCGGCGTTATCTTCATCTCTGCCTCAATTGAGAGTCTTGTCGATGAGAGACTGTAAAATTTCCGGCCCTCTTGATCCTGTCCTTTTAAATCTTCGTTTCCTTTCAGTCATTCGTCTCGATTATAACTACTTGTCCACTATGGTTCCAGATTTTCTGGCAGATTTTACAAAATTGACAATCCTAAGTGTCAGATGGTGTTACTTGTTTGGTCCATTTCCCAGTAAAATCTTTCAGGTACCAACTCTACAGCAACTTGATTTATCTGGAAATGAAAACCTTACAGGCAATTTACCTGAATTTCCACATAAAAGTGCATTAAGGGAGGTAGTGCTTAGCTACACGGGATTCACCGGTTCGCTTCCAGATTCAATTGCTAACCTTCGGAACTTGACCCAGCTTGATTTAGGAAGTTGCAACTTCAGTGGAGAAATTCCATCAAAAATGGGAAATCTCACAGAACTAGTTCATCTAGACTTGTCATTCAACAGTTTTACTGGCTCTATCCCACTCTTTCACAAGGCAAAAAAGCTCAATCGCATTGACCTTTCTAATAACAATGGTCCACTATCTTCTGCTCAAACTCAATTAGCACTTCTTCTTTCGCTGCCATCATTGCAGTTCCTTAGTGTTCAGAACAGTCAATTAAGTGGAGAAATCCATGAATTTCCTAATGCATCCTCCTCTGTTCTAGAAACACTTGATTTGAGAAATAACCATCTAAGTGGATCGATCCCCCGGTCAATCTTTAAACTCAATAGGCTTTCACAACTCTTCCTTTTCTCCAACTCCTTCAGTGGAACCATTGTTATCGAAGCGGTAAAGGGACTTCCTAGGCTTACCACCCTTGACCTTTCAAACAACAAAATTGAAGGGGAAATACCAAGTTGGGTTTGGACAGTTGGGAATCTGAATCTTTCTCACAATCTTTTAGAGTCTCTAGAAAAACCTCACAATTTGTCTACTACTTCTATTGTCATTGATTTGAGTTCCAATAAGATCAAGGGCGATATACCCATTCTACCTACTTCTCTTACCTACTTTTCAATTGCCAATAATGAATTTACGGGATCAATACACTCTTCCATATACAGTCTAGATAAGCTTCAAATTCTTGATATGTCAAATAACAAACTAAGTGGCATTATTCCTGACATATTTCCACTGAATTGgaatttgaaaactttaaacCTCAGCAGTAATATATTAGAAGGAAAAGTTCCAAGCTCTCTGGAAAAATGCTCATTTCTGGAGGTTTTAGACATTGGAAACAACAAGATAAGAGATACGTTTCCGTGCATGTTGAATAAATTAGCCAATTTGCGTGTCCTAGTCATAAGATCAAACAAGTTCTACGGGAATCTCCAGTGTCTTAGAGCTGAACAAACCTGGCCAATGATTCATATTATAGATATTGCTTCAAACAATTTTCACAAGGAGATACCTGAGACATTGGGAAATCTCATATTACTAATCCATCTTAACTTCTCACACAACGCTTTGACTGGAAGAATACCAAATGCCATTGGAAAGCTGACTCTGCTTGAATCTTTAGATTTGTCAGTAAACCAGTTAAGTGGGAGAATTCCAGACGAGCTCGCGAGTCTCACATTCCTTGCTTTCTTGAACCTATCTTTTAATCAACTTTCCGGTAGGATTCCAAGAGGCAACCAACTTCAGACATTCTCAGCAGAATCCTTTGAAGGGAACACAAGGCTGTGCGATTTTCCTTTAAAGAAAACGTGCAGTGACACCAAAGAGACTGAACGTGAAATTGATGGGAAATATATAAGTTTTGCCTTGGGATCTTCTGTGGGTTTTGGCATCATAACCTGGCTGATTTTGCATAGCCGAATATTTAATGAGCTCGTTGATAGACTTCTTTTCAGAATTTTGGGTCAGCACAAAAGGAGTGGCAGGAATAAAAACCAGAGAAGGTCAAGGTAA
- the LOC125864953 gene encoding ammonium transporter 2, with amino-acid sequence MSIPAGAYQADLPAVPPWLNKGDNAWQMTAATLVGLQSMPGLVILYASIVKKKWAVNSAFMALYAFAAVLICWVLVGYRIAFGDKLLPFWAKGAPALGQKYLTGRARMPETTHYYSDGTTIESPMHEPFYPMAAHVYFHFTFAAITMILLAGSVLARMNIKAWMVFVPLWLIFCYTVGAFSLWGGGFLYHWGVIDYSGGYVIHLSAGISGFTAAYWVGPRLKSDRERFPPNNVLLMLAGAGLLWMGWSGFNGGAPNAANVAAPLAVLNTNISAATSLLVWTTLDVFYFGKPSVIGAIQGMMTGLACVTPGAGVVQAWAAIVMGILAGSIPWYSMMILHKKSTFLQQVDDTLAVFHTHAVAGLLGGLLTGLLAEPSLCNIVLPVTNTKGAFYGGGGGILFLKQIVAALFIIGWNIVATTLILLAIRLVIPLRMSDEQLKIGDDAVHGEEAYALWGDGEKYDPERHGWQGPTSPPQTTTVLTFDL; translated from the exons ATGTCCATACCAGCAGGAGCATATCAAGCAGACTTACCAGCAGTTCCACCATGGCTAAACAAAGGCGACAACGCCTGGCAAATGACTGCAGCGACCCTCGTTGGTCTGCAGAGTATGCCAGGCCTTGTCATCCTTTACGCCAGCATTGTCAAGAAAAAATGGGCAGTTAACTCTGCTTTCATGGCTCTTTACGCTTTCGCAGCTGTACTCATATGTTGGGTATTAGTAGGCTATCGTATCGCCTTTGGCGATAAGCTTTTGCCCTTTTGGGCAAAAGGGGCCCCTGCTTTAGGCCAAAAATACTTAACAGGACGAGCAAGAATGCCAGAGACAACGCATTATTATAGCGATGGAACGACTATAGAATCTCCTATGCATGAACCTTTTTATCCTATGGCTGCACATGTCTATTTTCATTTCACTTTTGCTGCTATTACCATGATTTTGTTAGCTGGTTCTGTTCTTGCTCGTATGAATATCAAAGCTTGGATGGTTTTTGTTCCTCTTTGGCTTATTTTTTGTTATACTGTTGGAGCTTTTAGCCTTTGGGGAGGTGGATTTCTTTATCATTGGGGTGTCATTGATTATTCTGGTGGCTATGTTATTCATCTTTCTGCTGGAATTTCTGGATTCACTGCTGCTTATTGG GTTGGGCCAAGATTGAAGAGTGATAGGGAAAGGTTTCCACCAAACAATGTGTTGTTGATGCTTGCAGGAGCAGGGTTACTTTGGATGGGTTGGTCAGGTTTCAATGGAGGAGCACCTAATGCTGCAAATGTAGCTGCTCCTTTGGCTGTTTTAAACACTAATATTTCAGCAGCTACAAGTCTTCTTGTTTGGACAACTCTAGATGTTTTTTACTTTGGCAAGCCATCCGTTATCGGAGCGATTCAAGGAATGATGACCGGCCTAGCTTGTGTAACTCCTGGAGCAG GAGTGGTGCAAGCTTGGGCAGCCATAGTAATGGGAATTCTTGCTGGAAGCATTCCATGGTATTCCATGATGATACTCCACAAAAAGTCCACTTTTCTACAGCAG GTGGATGATACACTGGCTGTGTTTCACACACATGCTGTGGCAGGACTTCTAGGGGGTTTATTAACTGGTCTTCTGGCAGAACCATCTCTCTGTAATATTGTTCTTCCAGTCACCAACACAAAGGGTGCATTTTATGGTGGAGGTGGTGGAATTCTTTTCCTTAAGCAAATAGTTGCAGCTCTCTTCATCATTGGTTGGAACATAGTTGCAACGACGTTAATCCTACTTGCAATAAGGCTGGTCATTCCACTAAGGATGTCGGATGAGCAGCTAAAGATTGGAGATGACGCGGTTCATGGTGAAGAAGCCTATGCCCTTTGGGGTGATGGAGAGAAATATGATCCAGAAAGACATGGTTGGCAAGGCCCAACTTCTCCACCACAAACAACTACAGTATTGACATTTGATTTATAA